One Epidermidibacterium keratini DNA segment encodes these proteins:
- a CDS encoding TA system VapC family ribonuclease toxin: MTTALLDANVLIALTVIEHEHHERASSWITVVERFAVCPIVEGALVRFLVRVGESADSATALVRAVRDHPGCEFWADSVSYGDLDLRSVRGHRQVTDAYLTGLARAMGGVLATLDEGIAAAYPDSVALLPPV; the protein is encoded by the coding sequence GTGACCACCGCGCTGCTCGATGCCAACGTGCTGATTGCGCTGACCGTCATCGAGCACGAACATCACGAGCGCGCTTCGAGCTGGATCACTGTCGTCGAACGTTTCGCCGTCTGCCCCATCGTCGAAGGTGCACTCGTTCGATTCCTCGTCCGAGTCGGGGAAAGCGCGGACTCCGCAACAGCCCTCGTTCGCGCTGTCCGCGACCACCCCGGATGTGAGTTCTGGGCCGACTCGGTGTCGTACGGCGACCTTGATCTGAGGTCGGTGCGCGGTCACCGCCAGGTCACCGACGCCTACCTCACCGGGCTGGCGCGAGCGATGGGCGGCGTCCTCGCCACCCTCGACGAAGGCATTGCGGCGGCGTACCCCGACTCGGTTGCGTTGCTGCCGCCGGTCTAG
- a CDS encoding type II toxin-antitoxin system HicB family antitoxin, translated as MRTTVDLPPSLHQRAIALAKARGVSLSSMVAELAARGLSQLDEPLRISTDPRTGFPTVSVGRQITAKDVADALDDE; from the coding sequence ATGCGGACAACCGTTGACCTCCCGCCCTCGCTGCATCAACGGGCCATCGCGCTCGCTAAGGCGCGCGGCGTATCGCTCTCGTCGATGGTCGCCGAACTGGCCGCGCGGGGGCTCAGTCAACTCGACGAACCACTGCGGATAAGCACCGACCCAAGAACGGGCTTTCCGACCGTGAGCGTCGGCCGACAGATCACCGCGAAGGACGTCGCCGACGCGCTGGACGACGAGTGA